From a single Streptomyces sp. 1331.2 genomic region:
- a CDS encoding SseB family protein translates to MDRKDFSNPAFVGKNIPNPGFGDDDGTADPALTEALARWSQDRTAEPGVLAALTPTRLMVPIVALLGEVEVDEHGHKHDKSSDMAVPVLEAPDGRRALPAFTSLETLARWRADARPAPVAAPQAAMVAFSERADTLLIDPAGPVAFQLTGARLRALAENRPFLPPARDPEVREAVRALLAAEPQVAAGLLAPSDSSDGVLAVVFDAALDQSALQAAAQRVGQAVAADPVLRVRLDRGLDLAVLPASAELPGEPLYRR, encoded by the coding sequence GTGGACCGCAAAGACTTCTCCAACCCGGCGTTCGTCGGCAAGAACATCCCGAACCCCGGCTTCGGCGACGACGACGGCACGGCCGATCCGGCGCTCACCGAGGCGCTCGCCCGCTGGTCGCAGGACCGTACGGCGGAGCCCGGGGTGCTGGCGGCGCTGACCCCGACCCGGCTGATGGTCCCGATCGTCGCGCTCCTCGGCGAGGTCGAGGTGGACGAGCACGGGCACAAGCACGACAAGAGCAGCGACATGGCCGTCCCGGTGCTGGAGGCCCCGGACGGTCGCCGGGCGCTGCCGGCCTTCACCTCGCTGGAGACGCTCGCCCGCTGGCGGGCCGACGCCCGCCCGGCGCCGGTGGCCGCCCCGCAGGCCGCGATGGTGGCCTTCTCGGAGCGGGCCGACACCCTGCTGATCGACCCGGCCGGCCCGGTGGCCTTCCAGCTGACCGGCGCCCGGCTGCGGGCGCTCGCGGAGAACCGCCCGTTCCTGCCGCCGGCCCGGGACCCCGAGGTGCGCGAGGCGGTCCGGGCACTGCTGGCAGCCGAGCCGCAGGTGGCCGCCGGGCTGCTGGCGCCCTCCGACAGCTCGGACGGGGTGCTCGCGGTGGTGTTCGACGCGGCGCTCGACCAGTCGGCGCTGCAGGCCGCCGCACAGCGCGTCGGGCAGGCGGTGGCCGCCGACCCGGTACTGCGGGTGCGGCTGGACCGGGGCCTGGACCTCGCGGTGCTGCCGGCGAGCGCCGAGCTGCCGGGGGAGCCGCTGTACCGGCGCTAG
- a CDS encoding DUF1844 domain-containing protein, producing the protein MSSEPTQTPGADDDAIGFDDLTRDIAEVPAVEVITTVAVHLMSAAAVKCGLAEGGEKDKDLDEARKLITALAGLVTAGAPEISNFHAAPLRDGLRSLQLAFREASLVPDAPGAGPGEKFTGPVYA; encoded by the coding sequence TTGAGCAGCGAGCCCACCCAGACCCCCGGCGCGGACGACGACGCGATCGGCTTCGACGACCTCACCCGCGACATCGCCGAGGTCCCGGCCGTCGAGGTGATCACCACCGTTGCCGTGCACCTGATGAGCGCGGCCGCCGTCAAGTGCGGTCTCGCCGAGGGCGGCGAGAAGGACAAGGACCTGGACGAGGCCCGCAAGCTGATCACCGCGCTGGCCGGGCTGGTCACCGCCGGCGCCCCGGAGATCAGCAACTTCCACGCCGCCCCGCTGCGGGACGGGCTGCGCTCGCTGCAGCTCGCCTTCCGCGAGGCCTCCCTCGTCCCGGACGCGCCGGGCGCGGGCCCGGGCGAGAAGTTCACCGGGCCGGTCTACGCCTGA